One stretch of Cervus canadensis isolate Bull #8, Minnesota chromosome 5, ASM1932006v1, whole genome shotgun sequence DNA includes these proteins:
- the LOC122441331 gene encoding LOW QUALITY PROTEIN: eukaryotic translation initiation factor 3 subunit H-like (The sequence of the model RefSeq protein was modified relative to this genomic sequence to represent the inferred CDS: deleted 1 base in 1 codon) yields the protein MVSRKEGTGSSATSSSSTTGAAGKGKGKGKGGSGDSAVKQVQIDGLVVLKIIKHYQEEGQGTEVVQGVLLGLVVEDQLEITNCFPFPQHTEDDADFDEVQYQMEMMRSLCHVNIDHLHVGWYQSTYYGSFVTWALLDSQFSYQHAIEESVVLIYEPIKTAQGSLSLKAYRLTPKLMEVCKEKDFSPETLKKGNITFEHMFEEVPIVIKNSHLINVLMWELEKKSAVADKHELLSLASSNHLGKTLQLLMDRVDEMSQDIVKYNTHMRNTSKQQQQKHQYQQRRQQQNMQRQSRGEPPLPEEDLSKLFKPHQPPARMDSLLIASQINTYCQNIKEFTAQNLGKLFMAQALQEYNN from the exons ATGGTGTCCCGCAAAGAAGGCACCGGCTCATCCGCCACCTCTTCCAGCTCTACCACCGGCGCTGCAGGCAAAGGCAAAGGCAAAGGCAAAGGAGGATCTGGAGATTCAGCCGTGAAGCAAGTGCAGATAGATGGCTTGGTGGTATTAAAGATTATCAAACATTACCAGGAAGAAGGACAAGGAACTGAGGTGGTTCAAGGAGTGCTTTTGGGCCTTGTTGTAGAAGATCAACTTGAGATTACCAACTGCTTTCCTTTCCCTCAGCAC ACTGAAGATGATGCTgactttgatgaagtccagtaTCAGATGGAGATGATGCGGAGCCTTTGCCATGTGAACATCGACCACCTCCACGTGGGCTGGTACCAGTCCACGTACTACGGCTCATTCGTCACCTGGGCCCTTCTGGATTCTCAGTTCAGTTACCAGCATGCCATTGAAGAGTCTGTCGTTCTCATTTACGAGCCCATAAAAACTGCCCAAGGGTCTCTCTCACTAAAGGCATACAGACTGACTCCTAAATTGATGGAAGTTTGTAAAGAAAAGGATTTTTCTCCTGAAACATTGAAAAAGGGAAATATCACCTTTGAGCACATGTTTGAAGAAGTGCCGATTGTAATTAAAAATTCACATCTGATCAACGTTCTAATGTGGGAGCTAGAGAAGAAGTCAGCTGTAGCAGACAAACATGAATTGCTCAGTCTTGCTAGCAGCAATCACTTGGGGAAGACACTCcagttgctgatggacagagtgGATGAGATGAGCCAAGATATAGTTAAATATAACACACACATGAGGAACACaagtaaacagcagcagcagaaacatcAGTACCAGCAGCGTCGCCAGCAGCAGAACATGCAGCGCCAGAGCCGAGGAGAACCCCCACTCCCTGAGGAGGATCTGTCCAAACTCTTCAAACCACACCAGCCCCCTGCCAGGATGGATTCTCTGCTCATTGCAAGCCAGATTAACACTTACTGCCAGAACATCAAGGAGTTCACTGCCCAGAACTTAGGCAAACTCTTTATGGCCCAGGCTCTTCAAGAATACAACAACTAA